Within the Nicotiana tabacum cultivar K326 chromosome 11, ASM71507v2, whole genome shotgun sequence genome, the region AAAGAGTTAAACTAAAGTTATTTAAGCTGTTAAAGTCTTGATCAATTGCCAACCTTGCTTGGCATATGGCTTGTGGAGCAAGGAACCTGGACTTCTATATTTAGTCTGTTATGCTTAGCAATTCTACACTTAATTATGTGCACGTGTGGGAAGCAGATAAGTGAGAACAATAGAGGCTTAGAGTGTAATTGTTGATTTCAAAATGGCTACTTATTCTTCCAATTGTAAAGAAAAATGTATGCACACGTCTACTTCAAAGTCTGTCATTATTCCAACCTACTTTTGTTAGAAGCATAAGTAATGGCCTTACTCTGGATGATAGTTTGGGGAGTGACAATTAATACTCTATGTTGCCTTTGTCAAGCTGCCAGAGAATCAAATGAACATTTTTTTTTGGGTGCGCTCATACTAAAAACGCTGTGATTTGAGTATTATAACATCTGTTTCTCTCTAAAAGCAGTGGAACCTGGCCAAGAGAGCTCTGATGAAATTCACAAACATTTAGCTTCCATCAATGAGAAGTAAAAACTTAGCTGTTTTCACATTACATTTATTTTCACTCAGACAATGGAGCCAATCTTGAGCAACTCTGATGAAATTCACATATATTTCAAGTTAGAGTGCATGTATATGTATAAGTTTTCTCACTCATAAGATTTTGATTCATCGGCACGGGCAGCAATCTTCCCACATCAATTGCAATATCCTCTTCATAAGAATCATCAGCCgctaaaaatagacaaaaaaaatTGATAACTACagagaaagagtaagaaaaaagtTGACATAATACATCTCAATAAGAATAAATTTTACCTCCATGTCCATAGAGCCAATGTTGAGCACACAACTTAGCTTCTGCAGTTTTTGGTAAGATTGAACTTTGATAGTTCTCAATTACTTGTCCTCCAATGCTGAACTTTGGTTCAGACACAACAATACTAATAGGTATACTTAAAACATCTCGAGCCATCAGTGACAACTCAGGGTATCTAATGCACTATTAGATGTTGGGGATCTCATGTACTCCTTAAGCAATCAATGCAAATTATCTTCAATAACCTTCGTCTTTTCATTAAACAAGTTAAAGAATCAAGCTTTGAAAagcaaaatttcataaactttaacTTGTATCGAGGATCGAGAACAATTGCCAATGATAAAACTAGAGTATACTCGTGCCAGTAGTTTGAACATTTCTCTTCCATTTTTCCAGCCATGATGATATCAGGATGTTCACTATTTTTCTCTTCCTTTATCAACAAATGAATGTTTCACACTTTATGAAAAAAGAAGTTAGCTGTCGGATATTCGCTTCCCGAAAACAAAGTAGTGATTTCATCAAAAGGCTTTAGGAATTTGGCAATTGTTTCTGCCTTATCCCAATCCATTTCTGAAGGACAATATTTCAAATCCGCACCAACTGGTTTGAAGTCAAAAAAAGCCCGACGATATGGAATAACACACTCAAGCATAAGAAAAGTATAGTTCCACCTCGTCGGCACATCTTGACGCACTTTCTCAATCAACTTCAATCAAAGATTTTTGATACAGTCTACAACCTTTTTATCCTTTACTCAGAACCTTTCACTTATTTAATACTTTCTCTTATGTTAAAGATTGCAACATCTATTGACTTTAGACTTGCTTTAACAATCGGATTTAAAATGTGATTTGCACAACGAATATGGACAAAGTCCCCGTTACATACAAAGAATCCATCGAGTTCACGTGCTTTTTGAAACTATCCACAATTTTCTCATTATAAGTTGCATTATCTAAGGTTATCGTCCACTCCTGTTTTCCTTGGCGATGGACGCATTAACGAGACACATTTAAGGTGAGgtgtcatggtgtatgttatttgctgatgacattaatTTTAATTGACGAGATGCGGggtggtgttaacgagaggctggaggtttggaggcaGACCCTAAAGTCTAAGggttcaagttgagcaggaccaagacggaATACTTGGACTGCAAGTTCAGCAACGGTACCCAGGAAGAGATATGAAAGTGAGGCTTGATAcgcaagtcatccccaagagaggtagtttcaagtatcttggatctataatacaaggtaacggagagattgatgaagatgtcacgcATCGTATCGGAGCAgaatggatgaagtggaggcttgctttcggtgtcttgtgtgataagaatgtgccgctgAAACTTAAAGCTAAGTTCTACAAGGTTGTAGTGAGACTTACTATGTTGTATGGAGCAAAGTGTTGGCTGCTCAAGAACTCTCATACCCAAAAGCTAAAAGTagctgagatgaggatgttgGGGTGGATGTATGGGCATACCCAGttggataagattaagaatgaagttattcgggaaaaggtgggagtggcccctgtggaggataagatgcgggaggcaaggttgagatggttcgagcatgttaagaggagaagtatAGAAGCCCTAGTTAGAAGGTGCGAGCGGTTAGCCTCAGCGGGTAGTAGTAaaggtagaggtaggcctaagaagtcttggggagaggttATTAAGCGAGACATGGCGCAGCTGGAGctgactgaggacatgaccctagacAGGAGGGTGTGGAGCTtaaagattagggtagaaggtttgtaggtagtcgagcgtttctcttttagtgttagtatgatatcTTTTATCCATAGATGGCTATTACCACCTAGAGTTTGACTGCATTCTTGGATTCAATCTTATTTTATCTTGctgttattcctacttgttgcaattaccttttctttttcagtcgttctctagtcgagggtctatcggaaacaacctctttgcCCTTccaggggtaggggtaaggttgcgtacatcttaccctccccagaccccacttgtgggttactactgggtttgttgttgttgattcccCACTCCTTCAAGAAATTAACCAATATCGGTCCAAGAATTTGGCTAGTATGTGAAGGAGGCACATGCAGAATATTGTAAAATACAATTTAAGTCGACAAAATGAGCCGTCAGATAAAAATAACCATTTAAGGTAATTGATGTCCACAAATCAGTAGTCAAGCATATTCATCGTGAACTACTCCTTTTTGCTTCTAATATAATTTTAAAACATCAACCTTTGAAAAACTGTGTTCCATCGTGACAGTGGGATTCAAAAAACTGTGTATTCCTCTTATCTCTTCATATTCCACAAATCTAAAAGGTAAGTTATGCCTTACTACAACTTTGGCAATCAATTCACGGAACATTTCACTATTCACAGCTGGATAACAACATGATTATGACACATTGCTATGACGCTTAGCTCGGTGGCTCTTTAAATTTGAAGTTCCACCAATTGAATCAGCCAAATATACCACCACAATCTTTACACTTTGCCCTCAATCTATTATCCGGATTGATGTCAAGTGGTAACTTCAAAAAAATATTCCGTACTACAGAAGTCCTCCTGCATGCACTTGTCGAGCTTATTTAAGTAGATTTTTCGACTTCATCTATATGCTCcataaacttttttaaaaaagtaaaaatcagCTCTTTGACAGCTTAAGAGCAAAGCATATAGCTAGATATAAGAGCAAATATTATCTGGAAATACTTTGAGTTTTGAGCTCATAGAAACCCTAAATAAGAAATAAACAGTAGATTCAAACACTCAATTCACGAATGATAACAAAATCCACACAAAAATTAAATCAGCACTTTGAATGATAAAGAATCAAAGAGAAAGATTAAAGGAGGAGGAGAATGGAGTGGAAGAGCGAAAAATAGTAGTCTAACCTTGTGTCGTTTGAGAAATCGAGGATGAAGGAGTGGGAGAGTGGAAGAGAGTAGTCTGTCTCACCTTGGTCATCTGAGAAATCGAGAGATAAAGAGCGTATGTTTTGTTTATTTGACCCATTGGGTTGGGCTACATATTTCGGTGGGTCATTATGGGTCCAACCCATTTTGATCCATTGGCTTTTTTATTATTGATCGAACCCGTTCAACCTTGGGCGGGTTACAATTTTTTGGGTCAAAATTGCCACCCCTatgtgcacccagtgtttcagcTTCCTACTTTTTCTTATATTTGACTGATGTTTCCCTTCTTAGCTATGTTATGGTTTTGGTGCCTGTTTTCCTACTCAATATCCGTCTATTCTGCAATCACTGAGAAATATGTTTTATAGTGCAGGTTGTGCCTCTAATGCATCATGTTCATTTCCTGCTTCCAAGCAAATTGTTTGGAAGAGAATGTGTTCCTCTTTGGACCGGATGTGGTTTGGGACGACTTCCTGAAAGGTATTTAAGTGAttagtaatatttttctttttgcatgCTTCCACTGATGTAAAGATAGATGTGTTTCATAGTTTCTAGTATGTCGTGTGACTTCCGTGGTTATTGCATGGTTAATGGTACAAGGGAAGCTGCAGCAGTTcaagaaaaaatttatttttctcgaAACTTGATTGTGCTATATCTTAGTGCACCTtccccggaatggaattctaaCTTTTATTCCAAGTTACACTATGCCCTCCTATACTATgacttggtcatgcaaagcgGCACTTACTATAGACACCTCCAATTAGTTTCGACGGTCTTACACTTCTCCACGACCATAGCAGCCAGATAAGAACCAAGTAATCAAGTAAATAACAGTATAAGAAAACATACACTCTTTATAAGGGTGTAATCATATTGCTCGCTTGCTTTGCTCACCCATGCTTCCCTCTTTCTGCAGGGCAAGAGCTGGATGCTGCTATGCTGTATCATTAGGTGCAAATGCAAGTCAACTCCCTTCAAAGATTCTGACAGTGGCATGGCTAACTTTTTCTCCTTCTTTCTTAATTAGGAATTGGAGATGCTGAAGTTTCTACTTCTGAATTTGAAGATTTTTCTGTTACCACGAGCGGTGTCAATGGTTCTAACAAATTGAAGGTAAGAATGAGGTAAGATCATGGAAAAGTTGTTAATTTGATTACTTGGTCTATTCATCCATGATATGTATAGAGACAATAGTCTGTGCAGATGAGAAAGCTTGTAAAGGTTTGTCTATAATCTGAAAGTGTCCTCTAATAGAATTCTTTTAATGCAAACGACACTATTCATAAGGAATTTGTTTTACCTCAGTAAGGCAACCATAAAGGGAAACCATGAAGGGAAGGTGTAAATCATCCTTACTACGTTCTTAAGCTTTTTAACACTTGGACTTAATGGTTCTTTGCAGATAAGTGTTAATGTCTCGGGTGCCAAAACTGAAGAGATCTTTGGCAAGGTGTTTTCAAGAATGGTTGAAGATGCTCAACCTATTCCAGGGTTTCGAAGAGTAAAAGGAGGTGAAGCATTGAATAAATTTCTATTTAAGTTACATTAATCTCAAAAGACATCAAGCAGTGGTAGATTCTCTTCCCTGATATTTTGGTTACTTAAAGATACTTTTAATTGGCTTCCTTTGTTACCTTTTTATGTCTGCATTTTTGAGAACTGGTGACCTACTAACTGATTTTTTGCATTGCTCATCTGCATCTCATTTGAACAACTTGGAATCTGTCAGGAAAAACTCCCAATGTAAGTTTCCTTAGTCTTTATCTGTTTTGCTATTGTTCTACATTTATGAATAACATCAATGGAAAAATATATTAAGCATGACCACAACTTTGAAAGTCGCCGGAAAAAAAGGGTTCCGGtgactgattttacttcccggaatcgctggaatttatgcacagcgataaatctctcacgatagctctgataccatgtgagaaggcacgggagaaaatatgatatattgatattgtgtgtgatgcaatacaagaggtgctatttatagctactctatacaaaggggatactactcctattccaatgtgggacaattacatagctatctctaacatttacatagctatctctaacaACAAGTAtctctaacactccccctcaagccggagcatataaatcatatgtaccgagcttgttacatatataatcaATGCGAGGACgagtgagggacttggtgaaaatatctgcaagttgatcattcgatcTCACAAACTTCGTagtaatatctcctgagagtatcttttctctgacgaagtgacaatcaatctcaatgtgtttagttctctcatgaaacaccagatttgatgcaatatgaagtgcagcttgattatcgcacacaagttccatccgactgatttcaccaaatttcaactccttgagcaattgtttggtccagactagttcacatgttgccatagccattgcttggtattctgcttctgcactagaccgagcaactacattctgtttcttacttttccaggacaccaaatttcctcctactaaaacacaatatccagacgtagaacgtctatcagaaggtgatcctgcccaatcagcatccgagtacccaacgatctgctcatgacctcgatcctcaaacagtAATCCTTTacctggagccgattttatataccggataatgcggacaactgcatcccaatgactatcacagggagaattcataaactgacttacaacactaacaggataagaaatgtcgggcctagtcactgtgagataatttaatttaccaaccagccgcctatagcttgcaggatcgctaagcggctcccctgtccaggcagaagtttagaattcggatccatcggcgtgtcaacaggtctgcaacctGTCATCCCTgtttcctcaagaatgtctaacacatatttcctttgagaaataacaatacctgagctagattgagcaacctcaatacctagaaagtacttcaatcttcctagatccttagtttgaaagtgctggaagagatgttgcttcagattagtaatatcatcctgatcattgcccgtaataacaatatcatcaacatagactaccagataaatacatagacttgaagcagagtggcaataaaacacagagtgatcagcttcactacgagtcatgccaaactcctggataaccgtgctgaacttaccaaaccaggctcgaggagactgctttagaccataaagtgaccgacgcaagcgacatacaaggccacgagactcccctGAGCaataaaaccaggtggttgctccatataaacctcatcctcaagatcaccatgaagaaagacattcttaatgtccaactgatagaggggccaatgacgaactgcagccatggatagaaaaaggcgaacTGATGCCACTTTAGCCActggagagaaggtatcactgtaatctagcccaaatatttgagtgtatcctttggcaacaagacgttaagtcgatcaatctggccatcgagaccaactttgactgcataaacccaacgacaaccaacggtagatttacctgaaggaagaggaacaagctcccatgtaccacttgtatgtaaagcagacatctcgtcactcatagcctgtcgccatcctggatgagacaatgcttcacctgtagacttagggatggaaaccgaggacaatgaagatataaaagcataatggggagatgacagacgatgataactcaaACCAACATAATGAGCATTAAGGTTTagtgtggtccgtataccttttcgaagtgcaatcggtgtactaggagcaggATCCGCAGTAGGAGCCGtgtcaggtgcaggacgagaaccagatgggcctgatgtagggcgcgaacgacgatgataagtcaagagtggtgttcctgtggctggGGAACTAGGAGGGATCACACTGGACTCCTCAAAAGTTGGTATGGGTGAAACCTCTGTGGTTGAAGGTGGAGGAGGATTACTAAACTCCTCAAAAGttggtataggtaagacctcagatatgtCATGGTGGTCAGCAGAAGTGACATCAGttgtgaagaaaggtttagactcgaaaaatgtgacgtcagctgacataaggtacctatgAAGATCAGGtgaataacaacgatatcccttctgaacacgagaataaccaaggaagacacacttgagagcacgaggagctaacttatctttccccggggctaagttatgaacaaaacatgtgctcccaaaaacccgaggtggaagagggtataaggctgactggggaaacaatattgaatgtggaatctgacccttgatgggagatgaagacatcctattaatcaaataacaagctgtgagaactgcatcgccccaaaaacgcagCGGAACACGAGActcaattagaagtgtgcgagcagtctcaataaggtgcctattctttctttctgcaaccccattttgctgaggggtataaggacaagatgtctgatgaataattccatgagAAGACATAAATTGCTGAAACTGAGAAGAtacatattctaaggcattatcactgcgaaaaatgcggatagagacaccaaattggtttttgatttcagcacaaaaactctggaatatagagaataactcagaacgatctttcattaagaaaagccaagtacatcttgagtaatcatcaataaagctaacaacaacaacaacaacaacaacctagtgtaatcccacaagtggggtctggggagggtaatatgtacgcaaaccttatctctaccccgaggggcagagaggctgtttccaggagaccctcggctcaaagaggcaacaagaaacactatattagtactatcaatagactcgtaataaaacaacataaaataccataaaatccataacataacataaataccataaaataacaaagtaacagcaatataagagatataggaaatacgagaaagatgtaaggtattaatacacaacagataaagcccatcatcagtagttgatcaataacatcctaagactaattcctaactggctagtctcactctagtgcgctgtagaaaagacatcacaatttcccctaacctacaaccttaatgctcgatctccacaattccatgtttagggccatgtcctcagtaaccctaagtcgcgccatatcctgcctgatcacctctccccaatacttcttaggtctccctctacctctccttgtacccaccaccgccagtcgttcacaccttctcaccggtgcatcagtgttcctcctctgaatgtgcccgaaccatctgagtcttgcttcccgcatcttgtcctccatgggggtcacacccaccttctctcgaatatcttcatttctaatcttatccttccttgtatgcccgcacatccacctcaacatcctcatctctgcaactttcatcctctggatgtgtgagatcttcaccggccaacactcggtcccgtACAACATatcaggcctaaccactgccctataaaatttacctttcagtaacaatggcactttcttgtcacacaggactcccgtcgctaacctccatttcatccaccccacccctatacggtgtgtgacatcctcgtcgatctccccggacccctgaataaacgaccccaggtacttgaaactacccctcttagggatgacttgagaatcaagcctcacttccactctcgcttccgtcggctctgccccaaatttgcactcaaggtattccgtcttcgtcctgctcaacctgaaacctttggactcaagggtatgtctccaaacctctaacctctcgctgaCGCCGCGTTGTGTCTCGTtgattaggactatgtcatcagcaaatagcatgcaccatggcacctccccttgaatatgatgcgttatagcatccatcaccagggcaaataggaaagggctgaacgcagacctttggtgcaaccccgtaataaccggAAAATAATCGGAATCGCCTCCTGctatcctaacccgagtcttagctccatcatacatgtccttaatcgccctaatgtaggcaaccgggacccctttagcctctaagcatctccataagacctctctaggaaccctgtcgtacgctttctctagatcgataaacaccatgtggagatccttcttcttatccctgtattattccaccatcctcctaataaggtggatagcttctgtggtagatcgccccggcatgaacccgaactggttgtctgaaatagacaccgtccttcgcactctcatttctaccactctctcccaaactttcatggtatgacttagtaatttaatacccctatagttgttacagatctggatatcgcctttgttcttatacaacgggaccattgtactccacctccactcttcgggcatcctattagtcttggatataacattaagcaacttagtaagccattccaagcctgctctacccacacacctccaaagctcaaccggaatttcatctggtccggtagctctgccccttctcatcttacgcattgcctccatgacctcatcgacctcaatgtctCGACAATCACTTAGTTCATGGGGgctgtcggcattcctcaattcacctagtacaatatcttgatccccttcctcatttagaagtttatgaaagtaggtctgccatctcctcttaatctggtcatcccccaacaaaactttgccgtcctcatcttttatgcacctcacttggtccaaatcccgagccgtcCTCTCTCTCATCAATAAAGCTAACAACATAACGAAATCCCAAtgttgaactgactctactaggaccccatatatcagaatgaaccaAGGAGAAAACAGACTttgcatgactctcaacactacgcgtaaaggaagctcgggtatgtttcccaagctgacacgactcacaatctaatctAGACAAACTGGATAAACTAGGCACTATCTTttgaagtttggataaactcggatgtcctaaacgtctgtggattagatcttgaggatctgtaactagacatgttgtggaaggactgagcgagttaaggtagtaaagaccTTCTGATTCACGACCTGTACCAATTGTCcgtcccgtactgcggtcctgcaaaataaaagaatcatcaataaaatatataccacaattgagggcacgagtcaaacgactaacagatgcaagactaaaaggacaaccaggaacataaagaacggaatctagggtgatagaagacaatgggttggcttgtccaactccttgtgccttagtttgacatccattggctaaagtaacagtaggaagagactgtgaatatacaatattcgacaaaagtgatttattaccagagatatgatcagaagcgcctgagtccatgacccatggtccaagagtactagactgggaaacacaagcaaaagaattaccagcaatATGAGTGTCAGTCTGGgcaactgaggctacttgtggagatgtttgcttacttgctcgatactgaaggagctcattatattcttctttagatacaGAAAAGCCCTGGTTACCTGTAGTCTCGCTCTGAGCAACGTAGGCATTTTTGGGTGGACGGCCATTTAAGGAATAACACATTTcgcgagtgtgtccaagtttgtgacaataagaacacttgggtctagatctccCAAAACGACCGCCTCCTCGTCTATTCTCCATAGCTTGAGATGCCCGAACATCCACTGTCTGGGATgcaagaacagaggaatcaagtatctgtgatgaaatcactgggtgacttggtgctgcagcaaggcgaagtaatcgagagaataattcatcaactgtaggGACAGTCGGACTCGccaaaatctggtctcgtactgaatcaagatcatgaggaagtccagcgagtgtaagaactagaaacatttTCTGTCGCTGCTTTTGTTGTTTTGACGCACTAGCAGAAACTGACATCAAtgtctcaaattcctccatgactgcctgtacctgacccaagtaagtagacatatctaattcttgcttctttaagtttgtcatccgtgatatcacatcatagaagcgagatatatcattagtgtataacgtacgagcctttgcccaaaccaaataacatgtctggaatggccgaaacaaaggcatcaacttagaatcaatagaacgccacaagatgctacataatTGAGCA harbors:
- the LOC107782758 gene encoding uncharacterized protein LOC107782758 — its product is MELSAVCSRSFGGDGHAGLPSDRIGVRAKVIYAAAPAMGHNQVVPLMHHVHFLLPSKLFGRECVPLWTGCGLGRLPERARAGCCYAVSLGIGDAEVSTSEFEDFSVTTSGVNGSNKLKISVNVSGAKTEEIFGKVFSRMVEDAQPIPGFRRVKGGKTPNIPRDILIEILGYSKVYKQVIKKIINSTISEYVEKDGLAVFKDLQIEQSFEDLEAIFEPGEPFTFSSIVQRRDPK